In Planctomycetia bacterium, one DNA window encodes the following:
- a CDS encoding Hsp20/alpha crystallin family protein, translating into MFMNRMLLAPELVRREMSELLDNVFNGREARARTFPALNIWEEGDHLFAEAELPGLGMEDIELFVVGSELTIKGQRKPMVEENANYHRRERGVGEFCRTVTLPVEIDADKVEATLKNGVLTVKLPKAEAARPRKISVRSE; encoded by the coding sequence ATGTTCATGAATCGAATGCTGCTGGCGCCGGAACTGGTCCGGCGGGAGATGAGCGAGCTGCTTGACAACGTTTTCAACGGTCGCGAGGCCCGAGCGCGCACCTTCCCGGCGTTGAACATCTGGGAGGAGGGCGACCATCTGTTCGCCGAGGCCGAGTTGCCCGGGCTGGGAATGGAAGACATCGAGCTGTTCGTCGTCGGTAGCGAGCTGACCATCAAGGGGCAGCGCAAGCCGATGGTCGAGGAGAACGCCAATTACCATCGTCGCGAGCGCGGCGTCGGCGAGTTCTGCCGCACGGTCACGCTCCCGGTTGAGATCGATGCCGACAAGGTTGAGGCGACCCTGAAGAACGGCGTGCTGACGGTCAAGTTGCCGAAGGCCGAGGCGGCACGTCCCCGGAAGATCAGCGTTCGCTCGGAGTAA
- a CDS encoding Hsp20/alpha crystallin family protein, with product MSTNAAIDKPAAPQNVVATPEPTRSGRTYVPAVDIIEKADEFLLFADVPGATGDRIDVNYENGLLTIHADIDPAPRCREGCLLREYGVGDFDRSFRIGEGIDANAITAEVRDGVLMLRLPKVESVKPRRITVKSK from the coding sequence ATGTCAACGAATGCAGCCATTGACAAGCCGGCGGCGCCGCAGAACGTCGTGGCAACGCCGGAACCGACCCGCAGCGGCCGAACGTATGTGCCGGCGGTGGACATCATTGAGAAGGCCGACGAATTTCTGCTCTTTGCCGATGTGCCCGGAGCGACCGGCGACCGGATCGACGTGAATTACGAGAACGGCCTGCTGACAATTCACGCGGATATTGATCCTGCGCCGCGATGTCGCGAAGGGTGCCTGCTTCGCGAGTATGGCGTGGGCGATTTTGATCGATCGTTCCGCATCGGCGAGGGAATCGATGCCAACGCGATTACAGCGGAGGTGCGCGACGGCGTGTTGATGCTTCGCCTGCCGAAGGTGGAGTCGGTCAAGCCGCGGCGGATCACCGTGAAATCGAAGTAA
- a CDS encoding HD domain-containing protein: MNCLLDFSTALSRAETLEAVYDRMLGLAVTLTACRRVIIAISIDNGDLDVVRASRREDMMAGPIARVGTICGEVMETGKTLVVEDDQAASQWSGRADFDFLTHAPSVAIPITSRDQSLGVICASGRVGGGLFTPQDLEYLELAAAYAASAIHMIQTCKARDAARDAIVVGLAQLAEHRDDDTGKHLERVASYCVEIAEALREDAPYDRIVTDEFLSNLQLAAPLHDIGKVAIPDAILLKPGRLTTEERDVMRMHTAIGAETIRSLMAHAPDSAFLRMAEDITHAHHEWFDGRGYPRQLTGEQIPLAARIVAIADVYDALRTERIYKQRMSHDQAVKHILEASGTQFDPVLVEAFFRQLKAIERLAAHLSDRNAGAKHHRSNHVAWANRKVNPESVTPQSETQADALRPSERAS; this comes from the coding sequence TTGAATTGTCTGCTGGACTTCTCCACGGCGCTTTCGCGGGCGGAAACGCTTGAGGCGGTCTATGACCGGATGCTGGGATTGGCGGTCACGTTGACCGCATGTCGCCGCGTCATCATCGCCATTTCAATCGATAACGGCGATCTGGATGTCGTTCGTGCGAGCCGTCGTGAAGACATGATGGCGGGGCCGATCGCGCGCGTGGGCACGATCTGCGGCGAAGTGATGGAAACCGGCAAGACGCTGGTGGTGGAAGACGACCAGGCGGCCTCCCAGTGGTCCGGTCGAGCGGATTTTGACTTCCTTACTCATGCGCCGAGCGTGGCGATCCCGATCACGTCACGCGATCAGTCTCTGGGGGTCATCTGCGCGAGCGGCCGCGTCGGTGGAGGCCTGTTCACGCCGCAGGATCTGGAGTATCTCGAACTGGCAGCCGCGTATGCGGCCTCCGCGATACACATGATCCAGACCTGCAAGGCACGCGATGCGGCGCGCGATGCCATCGTCGTCGGCCTGGCGCAACTTGCCGAACATCGCGACGACGACACCGGAAAACACCTTGAGCGCGTGGCCAGTTACTGCGTCGAGATCGCCGAAGCCCTGCGAGAAGACGCGCCGTACGATCGGATCGTCACCGATGAATTCTTGAGCAACCTACAGCTCGCGGCGCCGCTGCACGACATCGGTAAAGTCGCCATTCCCGACGCCATCCTCCTCAAGCCCGGTCGGCTGACCACCGAGGAGCGCGACGTCATGCGCATGCATACGGCGATCGGCGCTGAAACCATTCGTTCGCTCATGGCCCACGCCCCCGATTCCGCATTCTTGCGAATGGCCGAGGACATCACCCATGCGCATCACGAATGGTTTGACGGCCGCGGCTACCCGCGCCAGCTTACGGGTGAGCAGATTCCGCTGGCCGCTCGCATTGTCGCCATCGCCGACGTCTACGACGCCCTGCGTACCGAGCGCATCTACAAACAGCGGATGTCGCATGACCAAGCCGTGAAGCACATCCTCGAAGCCTCGGGCACGCAATTCGATCCCGTTCTTGTCGAAGCCTTCTTCCGCCAACTGAAGGCCATTGAACGATTGGCCGCGCACCTGTCGGATCGAAATGCGGGCGCCAAACACCATCGTTCCAATCACGTCGCTTGGGCGAACAGAAAGGTCAATCCGGAGAGCGTCACCCCGCAGTCGGAAACTCAAGCGGATGCCCTGCGACCATCTGAACGTGCTTCGTGA